One genomic segment of Gadus chalcogrammus isolate NIFS_2021 chromosome 3, NIFS_Gcha_1.0, whole genome shotgun sequence includes these proteins:
- the LOC130378701 gene encoding cerebellin-1-like, which produces MRAVVHLLLAVGVFHLARAQESSEILRLSKAAVAFPGELPCPGWSCDCALRQVGCCCATSRMHEVEDLTYTRLTDIWQSIKQLDRSVQETIGGRRVAFTASGIPSMHCFGPFSIDVSVPYNTVSLNHGDGYNPALGVFTAPRAGLYSFSFTAYSRRASAGDRMFFQLQLLRNGEVMASVWEENREDSEDSSTQGLLLSLERGGQVYVLLRAGRMLCGDAAGHNTFSGYMVHGM; this is translated from the exons ATGAGGGCTGTGGTGCATCTTCTGTTGGCTGTGGGCGTGTTTCACCTAGCTAGGGCCCAGGAGTCGTCTGAGATCCTCCGCCTCAGCAAGGCAGCAG TGGCGTTCCCCGGGGAGCTCCCGTGTCCTGGGTGGAGCTGCGACTGTGCGCTCCGCCAGGTGGGCTGTTGCTGCGCCACCAGCCGCATGCACGAGGTGGAGGACCTCACCTACACCCGACTTACTGACATATGGCAGAGCATCAAACAGCTGGACCGCAGCGTCCAGGAAACCATAG GGGGAAGAAGGGTGGCTTTCACTGCCTCAGGgattcccagcatgcactgcttCGGACCATTCTCCATCGATGTGTCTGTTCCCTACAACACCGTCTCCCTCAACCACGGAGACGGATACAACCCTGCCCTTG GCGTCTTCACGGCCCCCCGCGCCGGCCTCTACTCATTCTCCTTCACGGCCTACTCCCGGCGGGCCTCCGCAGGGGACCGCATGTTCTtccagctgcagctgctgcgGAACGGGGAGGTGATGGCGTCCGTGTGGGAGGAGAACCGCGAGGACTCCGAGGACAGCAGCACCCAGGGCCTCCTGCTCTCCCTGGAGCGGGGGGGGCAGGTGTACGTGCTGCTGCGCGCCGGACGCATGCTCTGCGGTGACGCCGCCGGCCACAACACCTTCTCGGGTTACATGGTGCACGGCATGTAG